From Pelagibacterium flavum:
CGACGTTTGCGTTCTGTGGGTGCCATACTGAGCGCCAGTGCAGGAAGGAGAATGTTTTCGCGCACGGAAAACTCTGCGATCAAGCGCCGATCTTCGGGAGCATAGCCAATTCCCAGAGGAGCTCTAGCGAAAGCCGGTTTGTCCAGCAGAGCATCGCCCGCCAGCGACACAGTACCCGAGACGACAGGTAGAAGACCCATAATGGCGCGAAGGGTGGTTGTTTTGCCAGCTCCGTTCCTGCCGATCAGGACGGTTGTCTTGCCAGATTCGAGGGTGAAGCTGATGCCTCGCAGGACCTGCACGCCTTCGATTTCGACTTTGAGATTATCAACCTTGAGCATCATGCAACCCCCACAACAGTTTCCACGACGCGGGGGTCCTGAAGAACCTCCGCCGGCTTGCCTTGCGCAAGAATGGACCCGCTGTTCCACACCAACACTCGGTCGGCGTAGCGCTCCACGATTTCCATGTCGTGTTCGACAAAGAGCGCGGTCAAACCCTTGGTGCGCATAGCGTTCATGAGCGTTTCCATGATGGAGAACCGCTCCAACGCGCTCACACCGCTTGTTGGCTCGTCGAGAAGCAACAGGCGTGGTTTGAGTGCGAGCGCCAAAGTGATGTCGGCTAGCTTTCTCAGCCCCTCAGGCAGGGTGCCGGCGATCGCATCGGCATGAGCCGATAGTCCCAGCAGTTCGAGCAGCTCATCGGCCTCTTCTTGATATCTGCGACGTGCCAATGGCTTTAGGCCATCCCAAACACCTTGGCGAGAGGCGATGGCCAGCAGCAGGTTGCTCCGTACTGTCTGGTCTGTGAAAAGCTGGGGAATTTGAAACGCGCGTGCAATTCCCTGCCGCGCGATCCTGCGGGGCGCCCAGCCGGTGATCGGCTCACCTTCCAGGTACACCTCGCCCGAGACGGGGCGAATGTAGCCGGTGCACAGATTGAGGAACGTTGTTTTCCCCGAACCATTGGGTCCGATGATGGCAAGAAACTCGCCTTTTTCGATTTCCAGGCTGACATTGTCCGCCGCTTTGATGCCAGCGAATGCAATGGTCAAGCTTTCTGCCTTCAGCAGGGGCTGGCTCATGACTTGTTCTCCCCGAGCTTGGCGCTAGACGTTTTATCCGCTGACTTGGTGACCAGGCCGTATAGGCCCTGTGGCAGGAAGAAAATGACCAGCAGCAGCGTTGCGCCCATGATTAGGTTCCAGGCGTTATGGGCAACGCCAACTGCGACGGTGTGGACGATCTCGAGAAAGATCGACCCGATGAACGGTCCAGCAACGCCGCCGATCCCGCCCAGAACAGCGGTCAAGACCAAGTGGCCAGATTCGGTCCAATAGGCGTATTCAGGTAGGACATGGCCGATCGAGACGGCGGCAATGGCGCCTCCAAGGCCGGCCAGCGCTGCTGAAATCGTGTAGGCGATCAAGAGCACAGTCCAGGCCGACACACCCAGATATTCGAGACGCACTTCGTTGGTATGAATAGCGCCGACTGCGTGTCCGAGAGGGCTTTTCAGGAACTGAACGCCTAGGCCAGCGATGATGGCCATGAGCGCCAGCGCGACGTAGAACAAAACGATATCGAAACCGGCCTTGGTAAGGGTCATGCCCAACACCGTTGGGACGGGCACGCGCAAGCCATCGGTGCCGCCCGTTATGCCATAGAGTTTGGAGAGCAGGGCGAAGAACACCATCGAGACAGCGAGATTGAGCATCGCGAAAAAGATCGCGCGATAGCGAACCAAATAGGCCCCGACAAGGGCGCCAATAACGGCCGTGACCAAGGTGGATGCGATAAGGAGCACGAACAGGTCCGATATTCCCGACCGCAGGACGATAAAGGCTGCGGTGTACGCACCGGCCGCATAAAACATGGCGTGTCCAATCGAGATCAGACCAGCACGCAGAAGCAGGGCCACGCCGACTGCCGCAAATCCCTTTGCAATGGCGATGGTGAGCACGAATTGAAGCCAGGGGGCCGCGAAGGGGACGATGGCCAGGGCGGCAAAAGCCGCGACGAAAAGTGCATAGAGGATTTTCATCAGATCTTCCTCGTCGTGGCGGTGCCAAATAGCCCGTTAGGGCGAACCAGCAATACGGCGAGCATCACAAGGAACGGGGCAACGGTGTCGAATGCGGGGGCGTAATAGACCGCGAGGACTTTCGCGCCAGCGACAATGATCGACGCCACTGCAGCGCCTTCGATTTGTCCCAATCCGCCGATGGCGGCGACTGCAAATGCCAGCACCATGGTTTCGGCACCAAGGCCGGGGGCAACGCCAGTCGTTGGCGTGGCAAGGGCCCCACCCAGCGCTGCGAGAAACACCCCAAGCGTAAAGGCAATCACGAAGGCGCGGTCGGTGTTGATGCCCATAGCGAGGGAGACTTCACGGTCGGCGACAACGGCGACAAGCAAACGGCCCAGGCGGGTGTGCTTGATGAGAAACCGCATGCCGAACAGAACAGCCAGCGCGAGCACGATGAGGAGCAGCTGATAATTGAGATAGAAGATTCCGCCAATTTCAGTTACCCCGAGAAGCGCCATGGGAGTGTCCTGATAGATTGAGCGCACACCAAAAACGAGGCGCTGAAGGTCTTCCAGGATCAGGAATAGACCAAACGTCACCAGGATCTGGATCGCTTCATGCCTGCCATATGTCCAACGTATCAGCGTGCGTTCGACAAGCGGACCGAGGACCATGGCAACGAGCGCCGCGCTCAGCAGCAGCGCAGGGAAAGAAAGCCAAGGGTTTAGGCCTGCGCTGATGAGCCAAAGGCCCATGCTGGCGGCAATATAGGCTCCAATTGAGTAGAAGCTGCCATGGGCAACATTGAGGATGCGCTGAACGCTGAAGACCAGAGTCAGGCCGACGGCCACGAAAAATATAAGCGCGGCGTTGGCAAGTGCGTCCATGATCAGCGGCAAGGCCATATCAAGCATATCTTGTCCATCCGTGAGGTCTGCACCGCTTGGGTGCCGGTGGCGCGGAGCCGGTCCCCTCAAAAGGACAAGGCTCCGCGCGCACGCCGTTAGTTATAGGAGCCAGGCTCGGGAAGCGTCTCGAGGAACTCTGGTGTGAGGGTCTCGATCCACGCAATCGGATCTTCTCCCAAAGGTGCCATCAGGGCTTCGCCGTCGTACCGCACCATATTGGTGATGACTGAGAAGTCGTAGGTGTCCGAAGGTCCAGTGACGCCAATCACCTGATCAACGTATCCGTCGTTGTCCTCGCGCAGACGCGCAGTGCCTGTAAACGTCGCAGTTTCGATGCCCTCCAGCGCTGCGGCGATCTCATCGCGTGAAGGCCATTCGCCATTATTGGCCTCGATCGCGGCTTCATAGGCCGCTTTCATAACCATGAAGCTATTGGCCATTTTCATGGTGGGAAATACCGGATACTCGCCAAAGCGGGTCGCATATTCCTCAGCGAAGGCCACGGTATCCTCGTTGGCCTGGGCGTCGGGTGTGAGCCAATACCCGTCACCGAGCATGCCAACGATCACACCGTCTGGCAGATCTATACGCTGGAGGATGGTCTCGCCGAGCGCCAGGACAGTCTGGCTTTGCGTGAGGAGGCCGCGCGGCTGGGCCTGACGGACGAAGTTTTCGAGATCTGCACCCCAGAGGTTGGAAAAGATGGCGTCCGGGCGAGCGGCCGATAGGCGAGATACTTCGGTCTGGTAGCTCGAAGCGCCAAGGCTCGGGAAGAGCTCAGCGACAATTTCGACATCGGGCTTAAAGGCGCGGAAGGCCGCCTTAACGATCTCGGCGGCGTCATGACCAAAAGCATAGTCAGGATTAATGATTGCGACTCGTTCGATGTCGGGATTGACCTGAAGCAGGTAAGCGACATAGGCCACAAATTCGGGAATGGTGTTCCCATTGGGCCGGAACGTGTAGTCGAGCTGTTGGTCCAAAAAGAGCTGGTGGGTATCGCAGTTCCAGCTGATCGTTGGCATTTGCATTTGCTCGGCAACGGGCGCCAATGCAAGACAGTTGCTCGAAGAAAGCGCTGCGATCATCACCTGATAACTGGTTTCACCAGCAAGACGGCGATATTCGGCAATGACCCCTTCGGCCCCTTGGGCTTCGTCAACGATCGTCGCTCTGAGAGGCACCCCATCAATGCCGCCGGCGGCGTTGATCAGGTCGACCATCAGCTCGGCTCCTTGGGCGCCGGGCTGGCCATAGGCTGCTGGAGCACCAGAAGTGAACGTAAAGACCCCCACGTCGATCTGCTCGGGTTTGTCCTGAGCCATGGCCTGGGTTGCGAGGACGAGAGACGCCATCAGCGTCCCAGCAGTGCGTACGATATGTTTCATTCCCTGTCCTTCCTTTGCAAGCGGTCGACCTTTCCCTACGGTCAAATAAAACGCTTGTGAAATATCACAAGATCATTACCATGGATTGCTGTCAAGCATCTTTGGTGATGCAGACCATTCGCTACAACCAAAGGAGGAGCCGAAATGGTGGCACTCAATATGACTGTGGACAGCCAAACGGGCGAGCGCGCAGTACGGTTTGATATCGACGCTCTTGTCATAGCTGGCTGGGCCGGTCGCAATCGCGAGGCAATGGAACATCATATTGCCGAGCTGGAGACGCTCGGCATCGCGCGGCCCAAAGCAACACCAACGTTCTACAGGGTTTCGCCGTCCCGCTTGAACAGTGATCCTGTCGTCCAGGCGACCGGTGAGAATTCGAGCGGCGAAGCCGAGCTGGTCTTGATTGCTGCTGATGGAGACCTCTTCGTCGGTCTTGGTTCCGATCATACCGATCGCAAAGTCGAAGCCTATGGAGTGACGGTCTCGAAACAGATGTGCGACAAGCCAGTGGCGGACCGTGTATGGCCGTTTAGCGAAGTCGCTGACCACTGGGACTCACTGATATTGCGCAGCTATGTGATTGAGGATGGCGAACGCGTGCTCTATCAGGAGGGGCGTGTGGACGGGCTTCTTGATCCGCGCGATCTGATCAAACGATATACAGGCACCGACACGCTCGCTGATGGCACAGCAATGTTTTGCGGCACGCTGCCGGCAATTGGAGGCGTAAGGAGCTTTACAAGCTTTGAGGCTGAGGTCGAGGATCCGAAACTGAGCCGGACGATCTCGTTCCGCTACGATACCGCGATCCTCGAAGATGTAGGGTAGGCCGTATAGATGGGCGCGGAGGACATTTGATGAAAACTGTTGGCAAAAGGGTTTCGCTCCGCGACACCGCTTACGATGAGATACGCAAGCTCATAGTGACGTGTGAACTCCGCCCCGGGCAGCCTTTGACGGTCACGGACCTGGCTGAGGCTCTCAACATAGGAAGAACGCCGGTGATTCAGGCGATCGACCGGTTGGCGGTCGATGGACTCGTCGACGTCATGCCCCGCAAGGGGATCGTGGTCAGTCCCGTCAGTCTCGATGATTTCATGGAGGTTATCGAGATGCGTATGGTCAATGAGACGGCCGCCGTCCGTTGGGCGGCCGAAAGGGCAAGTCGCGCCGAGATTGACATGATGGAGGCCAATCTTGCAGCCATCTGGCAGGCGGCCAAGGACCGCAATATCGAAGAGTTCATTTCGCTCGACCGCGATTTCCATCGCTTGATCACGCAATCGGCCAGCAACCGTATCCTAGGAGATGTGCTCTCCAGTCTCCATGACAAGGCGTTGCGGTTCTGGTTCATCTCGCTCAAGGCACCCGATCACAATATTCGGGTTTGCGAGCAACATGCGGCAGTCATTGAAGGCATAAAGTCGGGCAATCTCGACGTTGCGGAAAAAGCGATGCGCGAACACATCGCTTCTTTCCAGATGAACGCAACGAGCCAGATCATGCGCGCCTGATCGAGCTTAACCCCTCAATATCGCTTCGGCAGAGTGCGCGACACCCAGCAAGGATCTGTCGCCACCGTGGGACCCCATTAAATTCATGCCAACCGGCATGCCGCCACCGACCGGAATCGGGATCGAGACAGCGCAGCGATCGAGAAAATTGGCCACTGTCGGATTGCGAAGAGCCAAGAGGTTCGCGCGTCCATAGGCTTGTTCATCCTCCAGTTCTGCAAGCGTCGGAGCGACGAAAGGCGTCGTGGGGAATATTACGGCGTCATAGGACGCGGTCGCACTGTTTGCCGCTTTGATCATCTCTTGGCGGATGTCCAAAAGGCGCTCATATTCGCCCGGTTCCTGTTGCAAGGCTTTCTCGATACGCACGCTGACCCGCGGGTCGTATAGCTCGGCCGACGAGGCGAGCAGCTCCTGGTGGACCATCAGAGCCTCGTGAGCAACGATACCGCCGCGCGCGTTGAGTTCGGGCAGTCGGTCAAGGTCCTCGAGCCTGATTTCTTCAATCGTCACCCCGGCGTCTGCCAAGCGGTCTATTGCAACCGAGAATGCGTGCGACACTGCCGCTTCAACGTCATCGGTTACGTAATTGACCAGAACTGCCAATTTCAGCTTTGACGGCTTGACCTGATCGGGCGCTGCTGGCTGATCGCCGGCCATGATCGCGTCAAGCAGCGCGCAGCATTCCACGCTGGCACCAATCGGGCCAATGCTGTCGAGGGATTTCGAGAGGGGATAGGCCCCATCCAGGGGGACGCGCGACGCCGTCGGTTTAAAACCAGTTAGGCCACACAAGGCGGCGGGTATGCGGCAAGAACCGCCCGTGTCGGTGCCGATGGCGGCGGCAGCCATGTTTCGGGCGACCGAGACGGCTGCGCCCGATGACGAGCCGCCGGGGATGCGTGGTGTCGTGGGATCGGCGGGGTTGGCGGGCGTTCCATAATGGGGATTGATGCCAAGACCGGAATAGGCGAACTCGGTCATGTTGGTGTGCCCGAGGATGATCAGCCCGGCCGCCCGCAGCCGCTTGACGATTTCTGCGTCTTGTCGGGCCGGTGCGGCACTTTTTAGAACGGTCGAACCGGCCGTCGTCACCAATCCTTCGACGTCAAACAATGCCTTTATTGAGATTGGGATGCCGGCGAGAGGTGAAGGGGACTTCCCTTCGGCGCGAAGATCATCGACGCGCTGGGCATCGGCCAGTGCGCGGTCTCGGTCGAGAGCGAGAAATACCGGCGAATTAGGGTCGTCGGACTTCTCGATGGTTTCCAGATACTGCGTGACCAGGGAGAGGCTCGTTGCCTCTCCCTTTTCGAGTTTGCGTGCGAGTTCCGAGAGCGTCACCATTTTGGTTAGTCTTCGTCGTAGTAATGGATTTCGAGCAGGACACACCCTTGCTCCGACTTGAAGGGGCCGTGATAGGCTCCAGGGGGGCGA
This genomic window contains:
- a CDS encoding ABC transporter ATP-binding protein, whose product is MLKVDNLKVEIEGVQVLRGISFTLESGKTTVLIGRNGAGKTTTLRAIMGLLPVVSGTVSLAGDALLDKPAFARAPLGIGYAPEDRRLIAEFSVRENILLPALALSMAPTERKRRLDETYALIPQLETLDARPGGSVSGGQGKMVALGRALMVADRVLLLDEPFQGLAPALALDYARALKRLKAEKRDIAYMITESSPDLLSSVADETLTIERGMVSGGTVEAM
- a CDS encoding ABC transporter ATP-binding protein, translating into MSQPLLKAESLTIAFAGIKAADNVSLEIEKGEFLAIIGPNGSGKTTFLNLCTGYIRPVSGEVYLEGEPITGWAPRRIARQGIARAFQIPQLFTDQTVRSNLLLAIASRQGVWDGLKPLARRRYQEEADELLELLGLSAHADAIAGTLPEGLRKLADITLALALKPRLLLLDEPTSGVSALERFSIMETLMNAMRTKGLTALFVEHDMEIVERYADRVLVWNSGSILAQGKPAEVLQDPRVVETVVGVA
- a CDS encoding branched-chain amino acid ABC transporter permease, with the protein product MKILYALFVAAFAALAIVPFAAPWLQFVLTIAIAKGFAAVGVALLLRAGLISIGHAMFYAAGAYTAAFIVLRSGISDLFVLLIASTLVTAVIGALVGAYLVRYRAIFFAMLNLAVSMVFFALLSKLYGITGGTDGLRVPVPTVLGMTLTKAGFDIVLFYVALALMAIIAGLGVQFLKSPLGHAVGAIHTNEVRLEYLGVSAWTVLLIAYTISAALAGLGGAIAAVSIGHVLPEYAYWTESGHLVLTAVLGGIGGVAGPFIGSIFLEIVHTVAVGVAHNAWNLIMGATLLLVIFFLPQGLYGLVTKSADKTSSAKLGENKS
- a CDS encoding branched-chain amino acid ABC transporter permease; protein product: MLDMALPLIMDALANAALIFFVAVGLTLVFSVQRILNVAHGSFYSIGAYIAASMGLWLISAGLNPWLSFPALLLSAALVAMVLGPLVERTLIRWTYGRHEAIQILVTFGLFLILEDLQRLVFGVRSIYQDTPMALLGVTEIGGIFYLNYQLLLIVLALAVLFGMRFLIKHTRLGRLLVAVVADREVSLAMGINTDRAFVIAFTLGVFLAALGGALATPTTGVAPGLGAETMVLAFAVAAIGGLGQIEGAAVASIIVAGAKVLAVYYAPAFDTVAPFLVMLAVLLVRPNGLFGTATTRKI
- a CDS encoding ABC transporter substrate-binding protein; amino-acid sequence: MKHIVRTAGTLMASLVLATQAMAQDKPEQIDVGVFTFTSGAPAAYGQPGAQGAELMVDLINAAGGIDGVPLRATIVDEAQGAEGVIAEYRRLAGETSYQVMIAALSSSNCLALAPVAEQMQMPTISWNCDTHQLFLDQQLDYTFRPNGNTIPEFVAYVAYLLQVNPDIERVAIINPDYAFGHDAAEIVKAAFRAFKPDVEIVAELFPSLGASSYQTEVSRLSAARPDAIFSNLWGADLENFVRQAQPRGLLTQSQTVLALGETILQRIDLPDGVIVGMLGDGYWLTPDAQANEDTVAFAEEYATRFGEYPVFPTMKMANSFMVMKAAYEAAIEANNGEWPSRDEIAAALEGIETATFTGTARLREDNDGYVDQVIGVTGPSDTYDFSVITNMVRYDGEALMAPLGEDPIAWIETLTPEFLETLPEPGSYN
- a CDS encoding DUF2848 domain-containing protein, with amino-acid sequence MVALNMTVDSQTGERAVRFDIDALVIAGWAGRNREAMEHHIAELETLGIARPKATPTFYRVSPSRLNSDPVVQATGENSSGEAELVLIAADGDLFVGLGSDHTDRKVEAYGVTVSKQMCDKPVADRVWPFSEVADHWDSLILRSYVIEDGERVLYQEGRVDGLLDPRDLIKRYTGTDTLADGTAMFCGTLPAIGGVRSFTSFEAEVEDPKLSRTISFRYDTAILEDVG
- a CDS encoding GntR family transcriptional regulator; the encoded protein is MKTVGKRVSLRDTAYDEIRKLIVTCELRPGQPLTVTDLAEALNIGRTPVIQAIDRLAVDGLVDVMPRKGIVVSPVSLDDFMEVIEMRMVNETAAVRWAAERASRAEIDMMEANLAAIWQAAKDRNIEEFISLDRDFHRLITQSASNRILGDVLSSLHDKALRFWFISLKAPDHNIRVCEQHAAVIEGIKSGNLDVAEKAMREHIASFQMNATSQIMRA
- a CDS encoding amidase — its product is MCPARNPLLRRRLTKMVTLSELARKLEKGEATSLSLVTQYLETIEKSDDPNSPVFLALDRDRALADAQRVDDLRAEGKSPSPLAGIPISIKALFDVEGLVTTAGSTVLKSAAPARQDAEIVKRLRAAGLIILGHTNMTEFAYSGLGINPHYGTPANPADPTTPRIPGGSSSGAAVSVARNMAAAAIGTDTGGSCRIPAALCGLTGFKPTASRVPLDGAYPLSKSLDSIGPIGASVECCALLDAIMAGDQPAAPDQVKPSKLKLAVLVNYVTDDVEAAVSHAFSVAIDRLADAGVTIEEIRLEDLDRLPELNARGGIVAHEALMVHQELLASSAELYDPRVSVRIEKALQQEPGEYERLLDIRQEMIKAANSATASYDAVIFPTTPFVAPTLAELEDEQAYGRANLLALRNPTVANFLDRCAVSIPIPVGGGMPVGMNLMGSHGGDRSLLGVAHSAEAILRG